From a single Candidatus Defluviilinea gracilis genomic region:
- a CDS encoding acyl-CoA dehydrogenase: MAKPTFKWDDPFLLNDQLTNEERVISEIAHRYCQERLQPRILEANRKEIFHREIMDEMGQLGFLGSTIPEEYGGAGLNHVAYGLMAREVERVDSGYRSAMSVQSSLVMYPIHTYGTDEQKKKYLPNLASGKWIGCFGLTEPNHGSDPASMETRAKKVDGGFILQGNKMWITNSPIADVFVVWAKLDGEIRGFILEKGMKGLSAPKIEGKFSLRASATGEIVMNEVFVPEENMFPNVKGLGGPFGCLNKARYGIAWGALGAAEFCWHAARQYTLDRPQFGRPLAANQIIQLKLANMMTEITLGLQAALRVGRLIDEGKSTPEMISLIKRNSCGKALDIARMSRDMHGGNGVSDEFHVIRHAMNLEAVNTYEGTHDIHALILGRAQTGIQAFS, from the coding sequence ATGGCAAAACCAACCTTCAAATGGGACGATCCCTTTCTGCTCAACGACCAATTAACTAACGAGGAACGCGTGATCAGTGAAATCGCGCACAGGTATTGCCAGGAAAGATTACAGCCGCGCATCCTGGAGGCGAACCGCAAGGAGATCTTCCACCGCGAAATCATGGATGAGATGGGACAGTTGGGATTCCTAGGCTCAACCATTCCCGAAGAATACGGCGGCGCGGGGTTGAATCATGTGGCATACGGATTGATGGCGCGCGAAGTGGAGCGGGTGGACAGCGGCTACCGTTCCGCGATGTCGGTGCAGAGTTCGTTGGTGATGTATCCGATTCACACGTATGGGACCGATGAGCAAAAGAAAAAATATCTCCCGAATTTGGCAAGCGGAAAGTGGATCGGTTGCTTTGGCTTAACCGAACCGAATCACGGGAGCGACCCTGCCAGCATGGAGACCCGCGCCAAAAAAGTAGACGGCGGTTTCATTCTCCAAGGCAACAAGATGTGGATTACCAACTCGCCCATCGCAGATGTGTTCGTGGTGTGGGCAAAACTTGATGGCGAGATTCGCGGCTTCATTTTGGAAAAAGGGATGAAGGGACTCTCCGCGCCGAAGATCGAGGGCAAGTTCAGCCTGCGAGCGAGCGCGACAGGCGAGATCGTGATGAACGAAGTATTCGTGCCTGAGGAAAATATGTTCCCGAATGTGAAAGGCTTGGGAGGTCCGTTCGGGTGTTTGAACAAGGCGCGTTATGGAATTGCGTGGGGCGCGTTGGGCGCGGCGGAATTTTGCTGGCACGCGGCGCGGCAATACACGTTGGACCGTCCGCAGTTTGGGCGTCCGTTGGCGGCGAATCAGATCATTCAATTGAAGTTGGCGAACATGATGACGGAGATCACGCTGGGATTACAAGCCGCGTTGCGCGTGGGACGCTTGATTGACGAAGGCAAGTCCACGCCTGAGATGATCTCGCTGATCAAACGCAATTCATGCGGCAAAGCGCTGGATATTGCAAGAATGTCGCGCGATATGCACGGCGGCAACGGCGTCTCGGATGAGTTCCATGTGATTCGACATGCGATGAATCTTGAAGCGGTCAACACCTATGAGGGCACGCATGATATTCATGCGTTGATTTTAGGAAGAGCGCAGACGGGGATTCAGGCGTTTTCGTGA
- a CDS encoding DUF433 domain-containing protein has translation MRIDWHKFISVDPEIHHGEPCITGTRIPVSMIVGSVADGMSFDEIIDSYPQLNKESVKAALAYAADIVRQEVFLPLAG, from the coding sequence ATGAGAATTGACTGGCACAAATTTATCTCCGTTGACCCTGAGATTCATCACGGCGAACCGTGCATCACAGGGACGCGAATTCCCGTTTCGATGATCGTCGGAAGTGTTGCGGACGGCATGTCTTTCGATGAGATCATTGATTCATATCCGCAGTTGAACAAGGAATCGGTGAAGGCGGCGCTTGCTTACGCGGCGGATATTGTCCGTCAGGAAGTTTTTCTGCCCTTAGCGGGGTAA
- a CDS encoding DegV family protein, producing MKLGIVTDSTCDLPNDLIEQHELEVIPSILILEGKEYADGIGLSREDFYNRLASLHPYPTTASPSIGDFASRYDSLLSRGCGHILSIHAAGTLTAILNSARQAAVDFPNKITIIDSGSLSLGLGFQVLAAAESAELGLPAALDAIESTRKRLSVFAALDTLENLKRSGRVPGVVAHLGGLLSIKPVVEIKEGHVKPIGATRTTKQSDERMLNLLLEMGEMERLAILHTNAPARAKGLLNNVMERQPEFVPRDILFVNVTAVIGTHLGANGLGFAAVKKDHGR from the coding sequence ATGAAACTCGGCATCGTCACCGACTCAACGTGCGACCTCCCCAATGACCTCATCGAACAACACGAACTTGAAGTCATCCCCTCCATTTTGATTCTCGAGGGAAAAGAATACGCGGATGGAATTGGACTCTCGCGCGAAGATTTTTACAACCGACTCGCCTCGCTTCACCCCTACCCGACAACTGCCTCGCCTTCGATCGGCGATTTCGCCTCCCGCTACGATTCCCTCCTCTCGCGCGGCTGTGGGCACATCCTCTCCATCCACGCCGCAGGGACGTTGACCGCCATCCTCAACTCCGCGCGCCAGGCGGCGGTTGACTTCCCCAACAAGATCACCATCATAGACAGCGGCTCGCTCTCGCTGGGACTCGGTTTTCAAGTCCTCGCCGCCGCCGAATCAGCCGAACTCGGTCTGCCAGCCGCGCTCGACGCCATCGAATCGACTCGCAAGCGGTTATCCGTTTTCGCCGCGCTCGACACGCTGGAGAATCTCAAACGCAGTGGACGCGTCCCAGGCGTGGTCGCGCATTTGGGCGGATTGTTATCCATCAAGCCAGTGGTCGAAATAAAAGAGGGTCACGTCAAACCCATCGGCGCGACGCGAACCACAAAACAATCCGATGAACGGATGTTGAACTTGCTTTTAGAAATGGGAGAAATGGAACGGCTGGCGATCCTGCACACCAACGCCCCCGCGCGCGCAAAAGGATTATTGAACAACGTGATGGAACGTCAACCCGAATTTGTTCCGCGTGATATTTTGTTTGTGAATGTCACCGCCGTGATCGGAACACATCTGGGGGCGAATGGTCTGGGCTTCGCGGCAGTGAAAAAAGACCATGGACGATAG
- a CDS encoding DUF3997 domain-containing protein has product MKNCSRTIQITFLSIFLLILLACIPGGIGLLYEQDLDNDYAVWAADDIVQACVVKKIENSNSASCKVPPMVFAYGWNKRYILAKQYSQKSPFDVDTTKANWFIVDMKNDKVYGPMTESEYLETREMLGVPAKIDFTVELEIK; this is encoded by the coding sequence ATGAAAAATTGCTCACGAACAATTCAGATTACCTTTCTTTCTATATTCTTGTTAATCCTGTTAGCTTGCATCCCTGGCGGAATTGGATTGCTCTATGAACAGGATTTAGATAATGACTATGCGGTATGGGCAGCCGATGATATTGTACAAGCGTGTGTAGTCAAGAAAATTGAAAACTCAAATTCTGCGTCTTGTAAAGTGCCACCGATGGTCTTTGCATATGGTTGGAACAAAAGATATATATTAGCGAAGCAATATTCCCAGAAAAGTCCTTTTGATGTCGACACAACAAAAGCGAACTGGTTTATTGTAGATATGAAGAATGATAAAGTGTATGGTCCGATGACCGAATCTGAATACTTGGAAACCAGAGAAATGTTAGGTGTTCCAGCTAAAATAGATTTCACAGTTGAGTTGGAAATAAAATAA
- a CDS encoding phage Gp37/Gp68 family protein, giving the protein MATQSRIEWTESTWNPLTGCTKISPGCKYCYAERMAKRLQAMNQPNYVNGFKLTMHEHVLEKPLEWKTPQVIFVNSMSDLFHKDVPLEFIQRVFDTMKRAHWHQFQVLTKRSERLAELSPYLEWTDNIWMGVSVENEKYTFRIDDLRKTGAKIKFLSVEPLIGPISKMNLKGINWVIVGGESGPGARPLEREWVVNIRDQCLKAKVPFFFKQWGGVQKKKTGRLLDGRTWDQMPVDINLARA; this is encoded by the coding sequence ATGGCTACCCAATCTCGGATCGAGTGGACAGAATCCACTTGGAATCCGCTAACTGGCTGTACGAAAATCAGTCCTGGCTGTAAGTACTGCTACGCCGAAAGAATGGCGAAACGTCTTCAAGCAATGAATCAACCCAACTATGTCAATGGTTTCAAGTTGACCATGCACGAGCATGTGCTTGAAAAGCCATTGGAATGGAAGACCCCTCAGGTTATTTTTGTCAATTCAATGAGCGACTTATTCCACAAGGACGTACCTTTGGAATTTATTCAGCGCGTCTTTGATACGATGAAACGCGCTCATTGGCACCAGTTTCAGGTCTTGACGAAACGCTCTGAACGTTTGGCTGAACTTAGCCCTTACCTAGAATGGACTGACAATATTTGGATGGGTGTTAGTGTTGAAAACGAAAAGTACACTTTTAGAATTGACGACTTGCGGAAAACTGGAGCAAAGATAAAGTTTCTATCTGTTGAGCCGTTGATTGGTCCGATATCGAAAATGAATTTGAAGGGAATAAATTGGGTCATTGTTGGCGGTGAATCGGGACCAGGCGCGCGTCCGCTGGAAAGAGAATGGGTTGTTAATATCCGCGACCAATGCTTGAAAGCAAAAGTACCTTTCTTCTTCAAACAATGGGGCGGGGTGCAGAAGAAAAAGACAGGCAGATTACTCGATGGAAGAACTTGGGATCAGATGCCTGTGGATATAAATTTGGCGAGGGCATAA
- a CDS encoding dehydratase — MGKYFEEFQVGQKTVTDKRTITEADIMQFAALTGDDNRIHTDPEFSKTTPFGKQIAHGVLGLSYALGLAWQTGMLDGTVIAFREINEWKFVKPVFIGDSIYVEMETVEAKALPRIGGGSVTIAVEIKNQNDEVCHRGRWTVLMVSKLK, encoded by the coding sequence ATGGGCAAATATTTTGAAGAATTCCAAGTGGGGCAAAAGACGGTCACAGATAAACGGACGATCACCGAAGCCGACATCATGCAGTTCGCCGCGTTGACGGGTGACGATAACCGCATCCACACCGATCCCGAATTCAGCAAGACGACTCCGTTCGGGAAGCAGATCGCGCATGGCGTGCTTGGATTGTCGTATGCTCTGGGTCTCGCGTGGCAAACAGGGATGTTGGATGGAACGGTCATCGCATTCCGCGAGATCAACGAATGGAAGTTCGTCAAACCCGTTTTTATCGGCGATTCAATTTATGTGGAGATGGAAACTGTCGAAGCCAAAGCGCTTCCACGCATCGGCGGCGGTTCGGTGACGATTGCCGTGGAAATTAAAAACCAAAACGACGAAGTCTGTCACCGCGGCAGGTGGACGGTGTTGATGGTGAGCAAACTGAAATAA
- a CDS encoding GIY-YIG nuclease family protein: MKSYFVYIMTNRSKTLYTGVTNNLERRVYEHKNKLVAGFTSKYNITKLVYYEETSNVHAALAREKQIKGWRRAKKIALIEAENPEWKDISLEWYK; encoded by the coding sequence ATGAAATCCTACTTTGTCTACATCATGACAAATAGATCAAAGACTCTCTACACAGGCGTCACCAACAATCTCGAACGCCGCGTGTATGAACACAAGAACAAACTTGTCGCGGGGTTTACAAGCAAGTACAACATCACCAAATTGGTATACTACGAAGAAACAAGTAATGTACACGCCGCGCTTGCGCGAGAGAAACAAATCAAAGGCTGGCGCCGCGCCAAGAAGATTGCATTGATCGAGGCTGAAAATCCAGAATGGAAAGATATAAGCCTTGAATGGTATAAATGA
- a CDS encoding methylated-DNA--[protein]-cysteine S-methyltransferase: MKKTRQDAAPIFIGELNGTRLGDFRLAASDFGLVAVEWAESQGEFDSYLARFSRPVVEDAKRVQPYAKELAEYIDGKRRAFTIPVDWTLFTPFQREALQAVFRIPYGETRTYLDIAQQINRPHASRAVGGANAMNPMPLVIPCHRVIGMDGKLRGYGGGQGLKTKEWLLQMEGAVFA, from the coding sequence ATGAAAAAGACAAGACAGGATGCCGCCCCCATCTTCATCGGCGAATTGAACGGGACTCGCCTGGGAGACTTCCGCCTCGCCGCCTCCGACTTCGGCCTGGTCGCGGTTGAGTGGGCGGAATCGCAGGGGGAGTTTGATTCTTATCTAGCGCGATTCAGCCGTCCCGTCGTGGAAGATGCGAAACGCGTCCAGCCGTACGCGAAGGAACTCGCCGAATACATCGATGGGAAACGTCGCGCCTTCACCATCCCTGTGGATTGGACTCTCTTTACCCCGTTCCAGCGCGAGGCGTTGCAAGCCGTGTTCCGCATCCCCTATGGCGAAACGCGCACATATCTCGACATTGCCCAGCAGATCAACCGTCCGCATGCGTCTCGGGCGGTGGGAGGGGCGAACGCCATGAACCCGATGCCGCTGGTGATTCCCTGTCATCGCGTGATCGGCATGGATGGCAAACTTCGCGGCTATGGCGGCGGGCAGGGGTTGAAAACCAAAGAATGGCTGTTGCAAATGGAAGGCGCGGTGTTCGCGTAA
- a CDS encoding penicillin-binding protein: MPPENEENKRRIKKLLDSEAETRAETPIEPKVDEQGTTKASAAKKTPPPYFDPADTLLFGDENSEPRHIPLDENNMPLPRRVNEVDMDGTRVSPVAYERASRPRGMTETRRVSPPSQPRKAASTSFDWRSINWKKTGGCLGRAAVLALFGIVILAIVVGSVGIYTYYSIARTLPSVDDLKNRASQFETTRILDRNGNLLYEILDPTAGRRTYVTLDKISPALVAATIATEDKDFYTHPGFDPWALIRALWKNYQTDGQGGGASTITQQLARALLLSPEERAQRTYRRKVREIILAAEITRRYSKDEILELYLNEIYYGNLAYGIEAASETYFGKTANQLTLAEASFLAGLPQSPSVYDIYSNRDATLVRQQQVLVLMFGLSQSEDCITVSNSETPICVDQVAAVQAADEIKSRVFNSPNINTKYPHWVNFVRAELEKQYDAQTIYRSGFIVYTTLDPKLQDEAQRLVTEQLAGLVDKNAKNGALVSIKPSTGEILAMVGSPDFNNDAIAGQINMADSATRQPGSSIKPITYLAAFEKGWTPSTLIWDVPTDFPDGANPPYSPVNYDGKFHGPMTVRTALSNSFNIPAVKALEFVGVYDNPNTPEEDGMIAMAKRLGITSLTGDQYGLALTLGGGEVSLLEMTSAFSVFANGGKKLPPVAILKIVDFEGNVIYEYQPPQAEQVIRPEHAFLISSILSDNQARSWMFGPNSVLNLPFQAAAKTGTAGDPRGADGVNVYDNWTLGYTPDLATGVWVGNADYTPMINTSGTTGAAPIWSAFMQYAVPLVSPNNTPSSFVIPQGITEKIICAVSGAEPSNWCKGGQRSEFYASDQPPLPASQDLLRQTELDTWTGLIAGNACPDFDKEELVMNVKDEWGRKWLRSGDGKDWLESHDMPRNPFFAPDRECSADDPRPILEFSNFNDNDTITDSNLVIKGTIDVTKGGFTGWRLEVGDGDDPNDWTTLAQGDNKIESDTIFKWDLKDVTSNKITLRIYLQNGEEFYAEKRVTLTLNLPTPTPEPTLTPSLTPLPPTDAPTSTPSETPTLAPPTDTPTPSLTPTP; encoded by the coding sequence ATGCCTCCCGAAAATGAAGAAAACAAACGCCGAATAAAAAAATTACTCGACTCCGAAGCCGAGACCCGCGCCGAGACTCCCATCGAGCCGAAGGTGGATGAGCAAGGGACGACGAAGGCAAGCGCGGCAAAGAAGACGCCGCCGCCCTACTTCGACCCCGCGGACACGCTCCTCTTCGGAGATGAGAATTCCGAACCGCGCCACATCCCGTTGGATGAAAATAACATGCCGCTTCCGCGCCGCGTCAACGAAGTGGACATGGATGGGACGCGCGTATCGCCCGTCGCGTATGAGCGTGCCAGCCGTCCGCGTGGAATGACCGAGACGCGACGCGTGTCGCCGCCGAGTCAACCGCGCAAAGCCGCGTCCACATCCTTCGATTGGAGATCCATCAACTGGAAAAAAACTGGCGGATGTTTGGGACGCGCCGCCGTGTTGGCATTGTTCGGCATCGTCATCCTCGCCATCGTCGTCGGCTCGGTCGGAATCTACACATACTATTCCATCGCGCGGACATTGCCCAGCGTGGACGATCTCAAGAACCGCGCGTCGCAATTTGAAACGACTCGCATCTTGGACCGCAACGGAAATTTGCTGTACGAGATTCTCGATCCCACCGCGGGACGCAGAACGTATGTGACGCTCGACAAAATTTCCCCCGCGCTTGTCGCCGCGACGATCGCCACCGAAGACAAAGACTTTTACACACATCCCGGCTTCGACCCGTGGGCGCTCATCCGCGCATTGTGGAAAAATTATCAGACCGACGGGCAGGGCGGAGGCGCGTCCACGATCACACAGCAACTCGCGCGCGCGTTACTGCTTTCGCCCGAAGAACGCGCCCAGCGGACGTATCGCCGCAAAGTACGCGAGATCATCCTTGCCGCCGAAATTACGCGGCGTTATTCCAAAGATGAAATCCTTGAGTTGTATCTCAACGAAATTTATTACGGCAACCTCGCCTACGGGATCGAAGCCGCGTCCGAAACATATTTTGGCAAGACCGCGAATCAGTTGACTCTTGCCGAAGCGTCTTTTCTTGCAGGATTGCCGCAATCGCCATCGGTCTACGACATTTATTCAAACCGCGATGCGACGCTCGTCCGCCAGCAACAAGTGTTGGTGCTGATGTTCGGATTGAGTCAATCGGAGGATTGCATCACCGTCAGCAACAGCGAAACACCGATCTGCGTGGACCAAGTGGCGGCGGTGCAGGCGGCGGACGAGATCAAGAGCCGCGTCTTCAACTCGCCGAACATCAACACGAAATATCCGCATTGGGTCAACTTCGTCCGCGCCGAGTTGGAAAAACAATACGACGCGCAGACCATCTATCGCTCGGGTTTCATCGTTTACACCACGCTCGACCCGAAGTTGCAAGATGAAGCGCAGAGACTCGTCACCGAACAACTCGCGGGTCTCGTGGACAAGAACGCGAAGAACGGCGCGCTCGTCTCGATCAAACCTTCGACGGGAGAAATCCTTGCGATGGTCGGCTCGCCCGACTTCAACAACGACGCGATCGCGGGACAGATCAACATGGCGGATAGCGCGACGCGTCAGCCAGGCTCTTCGATCAAGCCCATCACGTATCTCGCCGCGTTTGAAAAAGGATGGACGCCCTCGACTCTCATCTGGGATGTGCCGACCGATTTCCCCGACGGGGCGAATCCGCCGTACTCGCCCGTCAACTACGACGGAAAATTTCACGGTCCCATGACCGTGCGGACTGCGTTATCCAACTCGTTCAACATCCCCGCTGTGAAAGCGTTGGAATTCGTCGGCGTGTACGACAACCCGAACACGCCCGAAGAAGACGGCATGATCGCCATGGCAAAAAGACTCGGCATCACGAGTCTCACAGGCGATCAATACGGTCTCGCGCTCACGCTCGGCGGCGGCGAAGTGAGTCTGTTGGAAATGACCTCCGCTTTTTCCGTGTTTGCGAATGGCGGAAAAAAACTTCCGCCCGTTGCGATCCTCAAGATCGTTGATTTTGAAGGCAACGTCATCTACGAATACCAACCGCCGCAAGCCGAACAAGTCATCCGCCCTGAACACGCCTTCCTCATTTCATCCATCCTCTCCGACAACCAAGCGCGTTCGTGGATGTTCGGACCCAACTCCGTGTTGAATCTCCCCTTCCAAGCCGCGGCAAAAACAGGGACGGCGGGCGATCCGCGCGGCGCGGACGGTGTCAACGTCTACGACAACTGGACTCTCGGCTACACTCCCGATCTCGCCACTGGCGTGTGGGTCGGCAATGCCGATTACACTCCGATGATCAACACGTCTGGCACAACAGGCGCGGCGCCGATCTGGTCTGCGTTCATGCAATACGCTGTGCCGCTTGTGAGTCCCAACAACACTCCCTCCTCATTCGTTATCCCGCAAGGCATCACCGAAAAAATCATCTGCGCGGTTTCAGGCGCCGAGCCGTCGAACTGGTGCAAGGGCGGTCAACGCAGTGAATTCTACGCAAGCGACCAGCCGCCCCTGCCCGCGTCGCAAGACCTCCTCCGCCAAACCGAACTTGACACGTGGACGGGTCTCATCGCGGGCAACGCTTGTCCCGATTTCGACAAAGAAGAACTCGTGATGAACGTCAAAGATGAGTGGGGTCGCAAGTGGCTTCGCAGTGGCGACGGCAAAGATTGGCTCGAGTCGCACGATATGCCGCGCAACCCGTTCTTCGCGCCCGACCGCGAATGTTCCGCCGACGATCCGCGCCCCATTCTCGAATTCTCTAATTTCAATGATAATGACACCATCACTGATTCGAATCTGGTCATCAAAGGCACGATCGACGTCACCAAAGGCGGTTTCACTGGCTGGCGTCTCGAAGTCGGGGACGGCGACGATCCCAACGACTGGACGACTCTCGCGCAAGGCGACAACAAAATTGAATCGGACACCATCTTCAAATGGGATTTAAAAGACGTGACCTCGAACAAGATCACGCTTCGGATCTATCTCCAAAACGGAGAGGAATTCTACGCCGAAAAACGCGTCACTCTGACCCTCAACCTGCCTACCCCAACCCCCGAACCGACTCTCACTCCCAGCCTCACCCCGCTCCCCCCAACCGACGCGCCCACTTCGACTCCCTCCGAAACCCCAACCCTCGCCCCGCCCACCGACACGCCCACACCGAGTTTGACTCCCACACCATAA
- a CDS encoding YwbE family protein: protein MNGNNRTSLKVGMIVLVVQKQDQRTGKLTKGIVKDILTKSPNHPHGIKVRLQSGEVGRVKEIVLE, encoded by the coding sequence ATGAATGGGAATAACCGAACCAGCCTCAAGGTCGGAATGATCGTGCTTGTCGTCCAGAAACAAGATCAGCGAACGGGGAAGTTGACGAAAGGCATCGTCAAAGATATATTGACCAAATCGCCGAACCATCCGCACGGCATCAAAGTCCGTTTGCAGAGCGGAGAGGTGGGGCGCGTCAAGGAAATCGTTTTGGAATGA
- the tcmP gene encoding three-Cys-motif partner protein TcmP yields MTKPNETLWEIEPHTKAKHEILQRYLSAWFPILGSKIPRIVYIDGFCGPGKYLAGEDGSPIIALKEALKQPVLANSEVVFLFVDERGDRIHHLENEISLLKKPGNFPSNFHVWCRVNEFENTLTEILDKIQRDGHRLAPTFAFIDPFGFKGAPFALVKRLLANQRTEVFINIMIDYVNRFALHPSPVDRQHIKDLLGASDSEIDQVVNTQDRVLAFRQLYQDKLHKHAKFVRYFEMRDHRNKIIYYLFFASNHPLGHAKMKEAFWNVDNQSGYRFSDRTDPNQPVLFELDPSDNLAQELKRRFIGTTQSAGKIISFVEDETPYISSQARKALNNLENGNEISVDAIKTDGTKRRKGSFPEGVIIHF; encoded by the coding sequence ATGACAAAACCAAACGAAACACTCTGGGAAATTGAGCCTCATACAAAAGCAAAGCATGAAATATTGCAAAGGTATTTGAGTGCATGGTTCCCAATTCTCGGGTCGAAAATTCCTCGTATTGTTTATATTGATGGTTTTTGTGGACCAGGAAAATATCTTGCGGGTGAGGATGGTTCCCCCATCATTGCGCTAAAAGAAGCATTGAAGCAACCTGTGTTAGCAAATTCAGAAGTGGTTTTTTTGTTCGTTGACGAGCGGGGGGATCGTATTCATCATCTAGAAAATGAAATATCGTTATTGAAGAAACCTGGTAACTTTCCAAGCAATTTTCATGTTTGGTGCAGGGTTAATGAGTTTGAAAATACACTCACAGAGATTCTTGATAAGATACAGCGAGATGGACATCGGCTAGCCCCGACTTTCGCTTTTATTGACCCTTTTGGATTCAAAGGGGCACCATTTGCTTTAGTAAAAAGGCTCTTAGCAAACCAAAGAACTGAAGTCTTCATAAACATAATGATTGACTACGTAAATCGATTTGCATTGCATCCTTCCCCCGTTGATCGTCAACATATCAAAGACCTGCTTGGAGCATCCGACTCGGAAATTGATCAGGTTGTTAATACTCAAGACCGTGTTTTAGCTTTTCGGCAACTTTATCAGGACAAACTTCATAAACACGCTAAATTTGTGCGATATTTTGAAATGCGTGATCATCGAAACAAAATCATTTATTATCTGTTCTTTGCAAGTAATCATCCTCTCGGACACGCGAAAATGAAAGAAGCATTTTGGAATGTGGATAATCAAAGCGGATATAGATTTTCTGATCGCACCGACCCAAATCAACCAGTTCTTTTTGAACTTGATCCGTCTGATAATTTAGCACAAGAATTAAAAAGGCGGTTCATTGGAACAACACAATCTGCTGGGAAAATCATCTCATTTGTTGAGGATGAAACACCTTATATTTCATCCCAAGCCCGAAAAGCGCTGAATAATTTAGAAAACGGGAATGAAATATCAGTTGATGCCATTAAAACTGATGGAACAAAGAGAAGAAAAGGTTCATTTCCCGAAGGCGTAATAATCCACTTTTAA
- a CDS encoding DinB family protein — translation MNLPDILFLYEYNYWANKKILAASAGVTPEQFTAPASFPFGGLRGTLVHTVDAERIWRVLFETQIVTEDQDLVATDFPTFESLEQKFREEEELMRAYLNRLSDEDMDSHLRYTASSGIQRDRIIWHCHIHLVNHGTQHRSEAAAILTDLGHSPGELDFTVFLNEWKK, via the coding sequence ATGAATCTCCCCGACATCCTCTTCCTCTACGAATACAACTACTGGGCGAACAAGAAGATCCTCGCCGCGAGCGCGGGTGTGACTCCCGAACAATTCACCGCGCCCGCATCCTTTCCGTTCGGCGGTCTGCGCGGAACGTTGGTCCACACCGTGGATGCGGAACGTATCTGGCGCGTGTTATTTGAAACACAGATCGTCACCGAAGATCAAGATCTTGTGGCAACAGACTTCCCAACTTTTGAATCGCTTGAACAAAAATTCCGCGAAGAGGAAGAATTGATGCGAGCCTACCTCAATCGCCTGAGCGATGAAGATATGGACAGCCATCTACGCTATACAGCCTCTTCGGGTATTCAGCGCGATAGAATCATTTGGCATTGCCACATCCATCTCGTGAATCACGGCACGCAACACCGCAGTGAAGCCGCCGCGATCCTCACCGACTTGGGTCACTCGCCCGGGGAACTTGATTTCACCGTGTTTTTGAACGAGTGGAAAAAATGA
- a CDS encoding glycerol-3-phosphate acyltransferase, whose amino-acid sequence MPILSILLPILGYLCGSLPFAVWVTRFAKGVDVRDGGSGHAGATNTARQAGFGWGALVFVLDIAKGFIPTWLAYRYSGETWVIALTGALAVIGHCWPLFAQFRGGMGLATFGGAVLALNALAFFSGIVLLAAMLAILRHRARASLIAGLFLAPLYWLLNLRGAEFWIAIVCGLVIAYRFLMDWNRQYRGL is encoded by the coding sequence ATGCCCATCCTTTCGATTCTCCTCCCCATTCTCGGTTATCTCTGCGGCTCCCTCCCTTTTGCCGTGTGGGTCACTCGCTTCGCCAAAGGGGTAGATGTGCGCGACGGCGGCTCGGGTCACGCGGGGGCAACGAACACAGCACGGCAGGCGGGCTTCGGCTGGGGCGCGCTCGTGTTCGTTCTCGATATCGCCAAAGGATTTATTCCAACATGGCTGGCGTATCGATATTCGGGTGAAACCTGGGTCATCGCTCTCACCGGCGCGTTGGCGGTCATTGGTCACTGCTGGCCCCTCTTTGCGCAATTCCGCGGCGGCATGGGGCTGGCAACCTTCGGCGGCGCCGTTCTCGCGCTGAACGCGCTCGCCTTCTTTTCCGGCATCGTCTTGTTGGCGGCAATGCTGGCGATCCTCCGCCATCGCGCGCGCGCCAGCCTGATCGCCGGCTTATTCCTTGCGCCGCTGTATTGGCTCCTCAACCTGCGCGGCGCGGAATTTTGGATCGCCATCGTTTGCGGGCTTGTGATCGCCTACCGTTTTCTCATGGACTGGAACCGTCAATATCGGGGGCTGTAA